From Anopheles maculipalpis chromosome X, idAnoMacuDA_375_x, whole genome shotgun sequence:
ACCGTACCGGGGCAGCTCACAACTTTCTATCGTTTGCAGCTCTAGAAGCGTCCCTAGCGATCGATCCGCAACACATAGTCTTTTGCTACACAGATATATAGATATATCCGTCTGTCTTACATTCACAATTTGAGGTAGCAAGTTACAAGAGGTCTGATGAAAGCTGATAACACAACTTATTTACAGAAACTTTCTTTCTTATATCTttatttctctctcgctctttatctctctgtttgtttcttcataAAACTATTTAGTTATTACACAGTATCATAGCCTGTATCATAGTTTGTAAAACTTTTTCCGTTCCCTTAATGTGGTCAGTACTAatatctgtaaaaaaaatctttatatACTCAACACGTGTAAAATATTAATCGCCAACCGTACTACCAGCAGAAAATTCCTAACTAGCTTCTGCACCACTAAACACCTTCCATGCTGCATGTAACACACCGCACCCGTAGTATTTTCTGCATAATTTCCAGCGTTAGGCATACATCTTTTGAAGCTCGAATGTTACAGCTCTTGGCACGGCATTCGCTATGTATGGAGCAACCTAGCTAGCAGTCCAAAGCAGGTCcacgcgaaacaaaacaagaaaaccccATTTAGTTCatttaattcatttcaaaGGATTTATTTTCTCCTCTGTTTGTTATttagtttggttgttttgttttgttttttgtttgccatctTATATccttatttctttctttctttcttttcgtttcttcttcttcttcttcgttttttttctcttcttctaggCGCAAACTTGCCCAATATGTGGACACTCATCCAAATATCTGCATGAGCTTCCCGTTAATATCGTTAAACTTTTGTTCAAACTCTGGTTGCACGTAGTCCGCAAGTTCGCCATCCTAAAGCGGATGCTAAATTATATGTACCGGCCAGCGCTGCTCATACATCAGCTGATAAGCCTGCCATCGTACGAGCAGCTCAACTGTCTCTAGCATGCGTGGATATGCAGCATTagtaataacaaaaacaaatccagTATTCCAGTATACTAATTTCAGTAAATAGCCGACGGATTTTCGCCCAATTCGAGTTTTccttgcgaaaaaaaaaatacgagaaACAAGGCCATTACTTATTTAAATTGCACCCTTCACTGCTACAGTGAGAATTGTAATCAAGCACGTCCTAGTACCGGTAAAGGCTAGGATACATTCCAGGGTTCCGGGTTACAATCGGATGGCTAATCCACTatgtacaaaacaaatcgtAGGACATTTGCCGAAGGGCAtcagtaatttaattttagcaATAATGCCGTTTCAAACAGGGTgcttacaacaacaaaaatcaaaccgtACTTAACAAATTAATACCATTTCGGTACTGCTGGCATCCAAAGCAATCCACCAAGTGACTCGAAGTTACattaagatgttttttttttaaattaattcgcATGAGTGGATTGCTTTACTGCTAGACCTGTAATGCTttaattcccttttttgttcctgttGATCCTACTAGATcaatatgttttattgtgtataatattgttttgtatgtatgtatgtattatGTAGTTGGTTGGCTAATTAGTTGTTATCTTTTTAAAGACCCGTAACTACGCTCACTTAAACTTTTAGCGTCTACTAATACTAAGACTACAGATGTACAGGGTGATCAGAGGCGGATTTTCCTTTAAGCGGATTGAGCGGCCGCGTGGGGTCCACCGTCTCTAAAGGAGCTCTGAGCTCCCTCAGACTGCTGAGTTCAAGGGCTCTCTACGAAAGAGCTCCAAAACCATTTCCGCTTTGGGCCTCAGAAGGGCTAAATCCGCCTCTAAGGGTGATTGTTATTTTATAAGAAAATCTAGGTCCCCCCGTAATGAgaatgactatccaactaccgtggtatcggcaaatctagtaaaaaagatcgttaaaaaggtcaaaaggtcgttaagccaagaagaagaagaagaagaaaatcaagagatagagggagagagaaaacttgagcaaaatattgtaaaatacacccaaaatttcaaatcgtAGCAGTCCAAAATTTAATTGTCATTTAATAGCGAGAGAAACCCGCAACAAAAGTACTTCCCATAGCACATCTCAAGTTTGATAGGACTcttgagaaagagagagagaaaaaaacagatgcTTAGAAAGATGCTAAGAGGTCGAGAGTTTCATTCTAATGTACAACTGTTTCGCTTCTACTCTGCGTTACAGATAAATCCAACGGAACCGGACAGCTTGGACCTTTCGGCAAGTGAATGTGCCGGTCCGACCAACCCGTACCGCGAGCTGGTAGAAAAGTATGAAGCCTTGCTCGACGTTCACCGTCAACCGATCGTACGCAAATCCACGACGGCAGCAGCGGGCACAGCCTCAGCAACAGTTGGCTCCGGTAACAATACACCCGTCGACAGCTGTCAACCGCAGCAGCTGTTGGGTGATGCGGTCGATGGTGAACCAGCCCCACGCTACTCGATCCAGTTCAATCCAGCCATCGTGGGCGGTGAAAACCCGCAGCAGGAGCAACATCCGAGCGCGCAGGGCATCCGGTCGGCGGTGGCAGTGGCCGCCACCGAGTGCTCTGAAACCGAAACGGCCAGCTCGGGCTATTCGGACGAGGTGAGCAACAAGGCAACGCAGACGGACGAGAGCCCGCGCAACTTCCTGTGCACGATTGCGGACGGCAAGGACTGGCGGTTCAGCATCTACGAGGATGAGAGTGCTATCGATTCGCGGTTCCGCTTCAGTCCGGCGCATCGCGAACTGTTCCGGGAGATATTTAGCGTGCTGCGCAAGGCGGCCGAAAATCGGGACGAGGGTGACCAGCTGCCGCTGCTGGACGATACGAAACCGGCCGGTGCTGTAGTGGCGGGCAAGGAGACAACCAATCCGGTACCGCCGGTAACGCCCGCCAACGAGGAACCACCGTCCCGGTTCGGTGTCGAGGAGAAggacgaagacgacgacgagACCGTCAGCTTCATCAGTGAGCAGTCCTTCGCAATGTCCGAATGCATCACTAAGTCAGAGCGTCGCCGTATCGCTCGCCAAGCAAAGGCCGCCTGTCGGTATGGGGAGGAGGAAGCTAACGAATTGGATGCGAATCTTGCCGCCGAACAGAATCAACGGCAGCAACTGcagacacagcagcagcagcagcagcagccgcaacaGCAAAAGGATATGACGTATCCATTAGAATACATCGCTGTCGCCGTGAACAAGCGCAAGTCCCGCCGTCGAAGTCATCGGCGGGAGGGTACCCAGCCAGCCACTCCACAGACACCACCCCGTACGGGCAGCGCACGAAAGCACCGTCCCACCTACCGACCGTGGAACCCTGAACGGGACGGTGTCATCGCTGCACCGGGCGAATGGAACGGTAACTCGATGACCGTGTACAACCGGGCCATGAACAAACCGGGCCAGTCCGGGGCTGCCACTACACTTGACGGTGCCAACACGAGCCAGACGCCAACGTCCACCAAGTCACGGCGGTCTAGCGAGAAAAAACGGAACGCCTCGGGCAACCGGTTCGCGGAGCTGCAGGATAAGGCTCTCGGTGATGATGCGGTGGAATTCCGGCCCTCGACTGCCTCGCAGCATCTGCACAAACTGCAAAAACTGGATCTCTCGTACGCGGAGGTGCTGCGCCGTGTGGATGGTAACCATCCCTTCCCTGCCCGACGCCAGTACAGCAAGCCGCATACGCAGGAGTAAACCAGCGGCCCAGATGCGGAACTTCTCCCGGAATTACCAAGCGACGCAGTTGCGTTTCGGTCGATTTAgaataaaatttcttcaaatttcttcaaagcaaaagaaaactcgaatttgaatgtttttttttttgtacatccttttttctttttaagtaCAAGGGTCACTTAGTGGTGTTTTTATTATGGCGCAACATTACAACTGCCCCAAAGGCACTCCGTAAGTTTTCTGCATCTCTGTACATCTCGGGAAAAAATTCGGTTCGCCAGGAAGCTCAGACACGTTGCTAGATACTTGATAACAATTGCGTTCGCTCcagtttggtggtggtgttagaGAAAGTCATTGAGTAGGTCATGTTTGCCCTCCAGAACAGCGGCAAGAAGCGGGCAATCCTTTATGttttgccggtttttttttttttttttttgattggCGACACTTTTCGGAAGCAATGTTCTATCtgtttcgtttgcattttgaCAGAGGAACCGGAACTAAAGAAAccgagagagtgagtgagaacGAGGGAGAAAATGTTTGCCTAATGTCGCAAAATTCGGACTTGAGTACGGCCTGGCACCATAGACACGCGCACACGAAAACGTTGGTGTGAAGTACGCCTATTTTCCCACATTTCTTAAAGTTTTCAGGGCATTGCGGTTCAAGCGGGAGTTCGCGTCCTTCGCTTCGTCCTTCATGTTCTGTCCCGAGAATTCTCGTTCATTCGACGCAATACGGCATACACacgcaatcacacacacacacaatcacacacatacacataacaCGGCCGCTGTCTGCAATGGCGCATTTAGTAGCAACGACATCTGTCGGCTGGGCAGTTGGACTTGAAGTTGAGACACTGGTCCAGACAGTATACGTCGGCTCCCTCGCGGCCTCGCAGCTCACCGATCGCTTCACACGTTTGGCTGCAATCGCAAAACACATATCACACATCAGCTCGGTCGCGGATAGCCTTCGTGGTACAACAACAGGTACGTAATTGTGGTGGCGAATACTTACGGACAGTGGCACACCGTTTCCGGACAGTTCGGTGGATAGCGGAGACAGTTGCTCTGGCACCAATCCTCCATCCCGATGAAGCTGCGGTAGGTTGCGGTGGGTAGGCATACCTGGTCCCTGGTGGCAGGAAAGGATGTTGAGGggtagtttgtttatttggatgggttttaagtgttttattgGAATGGATCTTACCGGATGATGAGTGGATACACGTTATCAGGCTTCGGATCGCGGAAGTCCCGGTAGTACAGCAGGAACGGATTATTATTGCCAACAAAGAGTGGAGGCCGGCCTCCACCAGTATTGGACACGATGCTGATGTCGGCACAGTTACGGAACGTTTCTTTCGAAGCGTCCGGAGAAAATTAGAAGAGAGTGAAGTGTTaatataacaacaacaacaaagcccTCAAATTCACCGGGACAATAAcaaactttcaaaaaaaaaattcgctaATAAACGTCAGAATTAGTTCGAAAGAGGATTTTAAACCAGTAACGAGTAGCCTTGACACGtccgcctaaatgtatgcaattcacCTAGATTTGGCGTAGTAAAACATGCGTGTGCCTCAACCCAAACTTACCTGGTCTTCCGCAACCAACCGACTCGGTACCGTTGTCGCATCTTCCCCACATATTACCGGTAAAGTACGTCCACTGCAGTACGCACTGCGTGCAGCTGACGTACAATGGCAGCTGCACACGGTACCGGAACACATCCTTTTTCTTCGACTCGGGAGGAATGAAAAACCGAACCTCCCGCGTACCGGCGAGATACAGCGGATAGCGGTCGAAACATTCCTGTGTCGCTTCCGCCTGCGGGTTGTTGTTGGGACAGAGGTACAGCTCGAACCGGCCCATATGGTTCGCGGTCAGCTCGATCTCAACCTCGACCTCCTGCCCCGCCACGTACCGACGCGACACAATACCCTTGCCATACTCACCGCCCGCCTCGTGGGGCCGTGGTGATCGTAGATGGTACGCGTCCCCGCATACCCCGCAATTGCCCTGGTTCTGTTCCCACTGCACTGCGTAACCGCCGCAGAACAGCTCGTTATCGTTGTAATTGACCGGATTAGGAAAGCCGAAGCGCCACATTGCATTGCGTGCCGGTGGTTCCATCATGCGCCCGTGGCCTCGAACTTCCCGTGGTGTAGCGGCGAGCAGCAGCACTGGGAGCAACCACCGCAACAGTGGCCGCACCCTGGACACTCCCCAGCACATCTAGAAAGCGGAGAAAAGTGTTGATGAGCATTGCCTTCATTTTTTGCCGTTGCAGGTTCTCGCGCCAACAAGGGATGACGTTTCGCGTACTGTTCGGGATACTGTGTCTAGGGGCACAGGCATTCCTACGTCTGCACGGCGCATCGAGTGCAACCGATGAGTCCAGTCAGGTCACAGCTCAGCATGGTAAGCGATATGACGAGAAACTAGAAGGTTTGGAAGGTAGATAAAGCTTTCTTATCGTTCTTAGTGGGCGAAAACTGTGAGCATCACACCACAACAACCAGCCAGTTCGAGGAGTACTTCGATATGGATCAAATCGGCAACAACCGGTCCGAGCAGAACGTCGTAGACCTGACACTGTTCATACAGGTGCGCAACATGCAGGAAGAGTTGGCGATCCTTCTCTCCGCTAGCAACCGGTCACGCCAACATCCCGATTACGGCCGAACGTATGAGGTGCGCATCAGCAACGTGTACACCGTTATCTACAAGGAAACGCTCCGGATGTCCGCCCATCACAGCCACAACTTTAACTTTTTCCCGGGCGAACAGTTCCGGCTACGGATCCAAATTACACGCGCAGGCCACATTACCGTCTCCATACCGGGGCTGCAGAAGTCACTCATACTGACCGTGCACGACGAACGGCCACCGATCGAAGTTTCTTACATTAGCTTCGGCTCGCGCATGAACGCCTACCCGGTGACGTTCTACTTCAACTGTGTTGACGCAGCGTTGGGCACACCGGCCCAACGGAAGCTACCGATCGAACCGATTGACGGGCAAGAATCGGATTCCCCGCGGGGCGAACAACAACCTGCACCACCATCGCAATCGATGCACGATGCCGAGGAGGCTAGTATTATGGCGCACCGTGCAACCGATGACGACCACGATGAGCAGGACGAAGAATccggtgatgatgatagcGCTGGACAGCGACAGGACACATCGAGCGATCAGGCCACCAAATGTCCCGTCTGTCCCAAGCCGGAAAAGTGTGAGGTGGTGGTGAAGGCTTGCTCCGACACCTCCAAGGATCTCTTGATGCAGGCGTCCGGTGCGGATAGCGAGAAGCAAAAGTATTTCTTCTACTTCAACGTTTACCTGAGCAGCAAGGGTGAGAAAGGCGGCAAGGTACCGGTGGCCGACGCCACCAATCAGATCGCATAGAGCACGGAGGCTAGACCACTCAACACACCCACAACCCTCAACATATCGATCCGGTGCAAAACTATGATGCACTAGTGTAGCAGTGCAACGGTAACAGATACAAATCACAAAAGAGTTTAACTATACTCCATTTTAATCCTGATTAAGATTACCCGAACACGATCATCTATCGGCGAATATTCCAAGGATGCTGGCCTGGCTGGTAGATAGACGCTAgagctctctctttctctctctctctttctctttctccgcAACATCTCGCATCCGCGTGGGTGTGATGGCTAGAATGATGACATTATACTTTCAATAAACTTAAAGAGTATATGCAGACTTGATCGCAACCGTGCCCAACGTTGCCATCATCAGCGCACGCTGTTATCCGAAACACACTGGGTGGACACGTTTCTATCAAGCACTTTGGAGTGGAGCCGTGTTGAAGCTAATTTACTGTACGCTCGCTCGGAATGTCATCAGAACCGGCTATCGGTTGCTCTCCGGTTCCTTCGGATGGGGTTTCAAGCATCAAAAGGTGAACGTGAAACCAGACGAAACCATAAGAACGCCCAAGAACGTTCACCTTGTGCATGCGCCTCCACTTCCCCACCAATTCTCCAAGAACCTCCAAAactacccacacacacacatgcacacaaacaatcgAATGCAAATGTGCAATGCAATGGGAGTTGTGAGGACAGAGCGTAAGATAACGCTAGTCAGGAACAAAACACCTCCGCACACCACATTCATAGAACATTAGCCCCGATTTGGTGTACCGGGAGCAGACCGCAGGAACACCCGTCGGATGgtgtaatgcaaaaaaaaaaaaaacacgctacATTACACAGAGACGTAGCGAATGGTAGCCCAACCGATCGGGCCTGTCCCGGCGCGATCCAGAACGCGATGCCTAAATGTCAAGGACGTATGTGTATGCGGCCTCCGAAAAGGGCAATCGCGGTACTCCTTTATTCAGTGCCTGTGCCTTTTAGTGTACGCTTCCGAGCTTATCATCGtgtgcccacacacacacacacacacacacacacacacacataaacgcgCGTGAGCGCATATGCGGCGATCAATGCAACCGGAAGAACCAACCAGACCATCGAGCAGCGTGCCGGAATGTCTAGAACCAACCGTCAGAATGATGTGGCGTGCAGAGCGGCCCAATCAGCCCGTAAGGTACTCTTGAGCAATTAGCAGCATTTGTCTCTCGACAGAGAGATTGTCCGACGGCAGCCAGAAAGTATGTgcgcatgcgtgtgtgtgtgtgcttaatAAATCAGCTAGCACCGTCGATCGGCTGCTGACGTTTGGAGCGCGTCGCGCAAGCGACCCAGACAGACCGAGAGAGTCAAGTTTATCCTTAAGCGCAGCTATATTGTTACCAACTATTGCGGAAAGGAAGAGACTTTTACGGGGGCCACAAtatagtaataaaaaaaaaagggcaccaATTCGCGCGCCCGCTCGAATGTGTTAATTCCTCTTTTGCCTACTGCCGTAAATATGCCCCACCGCGCCCAATCATCATCCTTGCCTCCTCCCCCTTTCTCCCCTCACCCAACCAGTCTCCCCGATAAGGTCCGGAATAAGGGAGGCTGGATGTGGTTTGACATTTGCCGACGTGGCCCAGTGTCATTATTAAGCCCGGGCGAACGTCCTCCAGGAGCAGATGAGCAGCCGATGTGCGAAGATGCGCAAACCAGCCGAACATACCTGAACCCAGGCCAGAAGAAGCATGGGATTGTGGGGAGAGcgagggagagcgagagagagagagagtgagagagattaTGGACGGCTTTCAGTGCGTGGAGATGTAGGCATACCGGCGGTAGGTGCAGATTATCGAAGATGACCGATGCTGACAAGCGCATCACATCGCAGGTCCTATTTTTCATCCATTCGCCAGCACCATGCCACCCTGGCTGGAAGGACACTGGAGGGCCGATGGCGCGACATGTCAAATTGACCTTTTGTCCAGTTTCGCGTAGTAATCGAGCGGTGCCCGCTTAAAGGTTAAAAAGCTGCCAGaggtacttttttttaatattactgAAGATGCGAAGATTCTACACGCACACTGCCCTTTTGAAAGCCCTCCCCGCCCTCCCCCCGAACCGGCattgtgcagtgtgtgtgtgtgtgtttggggtggGCCCCGGATACTTTGTTAACTCCCTCTTGAGGCCCTTCGCAAGTATGGGTCCGTAGCgaatcttttgttttgtcgccAACCGGCCACAACCCCGCATAGATAAGGAAGGCGTAAAGCAGAGGGCGAAACGTGCTGATGGGTGGATGGGAAAAGCAGATCGCATCCTCGACATTAACACCGCGTTAAGTAATAACGCCGCGGTATGCGAGCTGACGGGACGAAGCGGGTGAGCAGCGTGCCACCGTACAGTGTGGTGCGTAAAGTAACGCGCGGTCCACAAAAACAGGGAGAAGGATCACTTTagaaaatttgacatttgaccGTTGCGGATGACTCGGTGTGCAGGTGCGGTAAGCGCGCCTCGTTACATCTGTAATGTATGTGTCGCGCACTATCGGATTTGCTCGGATCAAGATAAGCTAAGGATATGGTTATTGTTCGCTATAGAGCGGTTCTACAGCTTAACAATACACTGCATCCGTCATGTTTTATTTGGCATTTCGGGACCTCCGACCCACCGGGACCAATGCTTCCAATTCCGTGTAGCGCACCGTGCTCCGCCAACTCTCCGGTACCAGTAGTACTACCAGTGGCCCCATTTGTCGTGCGTAATGCGTAATCACATTATAGGGCACGTCGTGCAGTAACTATGGCTTAACCTTTCGCACATCACTGTACCGTGTAGTTGGAGcacgtaaaacaaaactacacacCAACGAAAACGGACGGAACTGCGGGAGTCTGGATGGGCAGGCCATTTTGTGTCGCAGCAGcggttgcatttatttttgcacatgTTGTTCGTAACATCATAACGGCTAGTAAGTACAGCCAGGGGTGGCTTAGTTCACCGCACCGTCCATAAATAATGTAGCGGCCATTTACGCTCGTTGCGCACTTCCAGGTGCCACCTCTTCGGATGTATGACTTTTATAGCAACCAACCAACGCACTTCACGggggaaaggggggggggggggggaggcgaACTCTAGAGCGAGAAGTGGAGTAGCCGCTCACGATGAGTGCTACAATTACAGCAGACAAAACAGCAGCTCACCCTGCTCGGGACGGGAATGTATGAAGATGTTTCAGCGCGTTTTGCAGACATTATTAAAGCACCCCGCTGCCCGCTGTCTCGTCCGGTTCCCATGTAGTGGGCCCGGCCGAACTTGACCCACGCGGTGTATGACATTTTCGGGCCGTCCATTATGATTGTCAAGCCATGTTGGGTTGAGGGGAAGCATACGGACCTTTGGAGCAGAATTACCATCGAATTATCAGGACCCGCAAAGGCAGACAGAGGAGACTGCTGATGGGACAAAAGTTTAACTACACGCTTGTTCAGTTTATGGGCGGTCAGGCTCACTCTTGTACGATTGTGAGGCCACTCGCCCGCAACGGCAAACATAGAGGGCAGCACCACTGTTACAGTCATCACCGGATGTTTGTTTCGTGCATGTTTATTAATGTAGGCAACTTTATCtacacagcagcaccacctACACACCATCGTCGGTCGGTTTGCGTACACCACCGCCAGCAAGTACATTCGATTTCGTCCGGTTCCGCATCAGATAGAGATTGAAGTAGAAGTAGTACTTTTGCTGCTCCAGGTCCCCGTTTACTGTCGAGTCGTTCGGATCCTTGGTGGTGTCGGCGCACGCTTTTACCACCACTTCACAGCGCTGCTTCGGGCAGACGGGGCACGAACCATCCGTCAGCGGCAGGTTGGTTGCAGATCCGGCCGTCTCGGCAACCAACTCGATCGCTCGGTACTGTGGCAAACCGCAGCCCAGCAGGAACCGGACCGGGTAGGCGTTCATGCGCGACGAGAAGCTCACGTACTGTACGTCGAGTGCCTGCCGTTCGTCTACCACTGCCAGCAACGGTCGGCGAACGTTATCGTTCACCAGCACGGTCAGGTTACCGTCCCGGCTGACCAGAAACCGTAGCCGGAAGTGATCCGCTGGGAACAGTTTATCCGCGGGACTGTGGTACGCCTGCATTTTCAGCGTTTCCCGATATACCACCGTGTAGACGTTGGTGAGCCGCATTTCGTAGGTGCGGGCAAAATCTGGATGCTGGTAGGAGCGGTTCTGGCCGGACAGTAAAATGGCTAGCTCCTCCTGCCGGTTTCGCACCAGTACCGTGAAGCTAACGTTCACCAGATAGCTGGTGGACGGTTCGTTCCCAATGTCCGCCAGTGCGAAGTACTGATCGAATGTGCCCGACGTGACCGTGTGCTCCAGACAGTTCGTTGGCACTTTAATCCCAGCAGATAAACGGCACGCGCACACATGGACATGCAAAAGCGTGACATTTAATTAGTGTCTTGTTGATTGTGACTGTTCCGGGGACCGTTCATTAGTTTGAGGGGGATTTTTTTGGCTGACTTCCTGCACCTGCCGCCATTGACAGGTGTGTGTATAAGGTGTGCGAGGCTACACGGAAAAATGAATCAGAACTTTACCATCATCGTCCGCTGCCGTCGGGCTGGAAGCGTCGGCGGCCATTACA
This genomic window contains:
- the LOC126562021 gene encoding uncharacterized protein LOC126562021 — its product is MSSNTDLSFEWSMLAKKDCRKWNTADLQLAAELGKTLLERNKELEATIKHHQNIIDDNVLEIEYLTKQNAALREVNDSRMKIYEQLEVSIQDLERDKYKLALEYQAEKKHVKQLCTHIESLETKVEELTRSLEDARRQVETYCRTKKTDRLVSQQQQQQQQQQPPSGLRIISPTSHPSKDAIAVVSLPEGESTSRQIDETCPQVKPTSSATAQHCGVTVSSQQADDNLDERDGGTGTEEHTLSEDNEEVMHIMQELQRTQKCLISEQSKVGELEEQLASIVQENTALHEKLQNRSSDLKSGGDGPSMLEELRQAGQVCIHCLRDLREQPDNDSIITGTEDDDASLLEMMNNVEFPKVYRTSVTLQINPTEPDSLDLSASECAGPTNPYRELVEKYEALLDVHRQPIVRKSTTAAAGTASATVGSGNNTPVDSCQPQQLLGDAVDGEPAPRYSIQFNPAIVGGENPQQEQHPSAQGIRSAVAVAATECSETETASSGYSDEVSNKATQTDESPRNFLCTIADGKDWRFSIYEDESAIDSRFRFSPAHRELFREIFSVLRKAAENRDEGDQLPLLDDTKPAGAVVAGKETTNPVPPVTPANEEPPSRFGVEEKDEDDDETVSFISEQSFAMSECITKSERRRIARQAKAACRYGEEEANELDANLAAEQNQRQQLQTQQQQQQQPQQQKDMTYPLEYIAVAVNKRKSRRRSHRREGTQPATPQTPPRTGSARKHRPTYRPWNPERDGVIAAPGEWNGNSMTVYNRAMNKPGQSGAATTLDGANTSQTPTSTKSRRSSEKKRNASGNRFAELQDKALGDDAVEFRPSTASQHLHKLQKLDLSYAEVLRRVDGNHPFPARRQYSKPHTQE
- the LOC126559048 gene encoding uncharacterized protein LOC126559048 → MCWGVSRVRPLLRWLLPVLLLAATPREVRGHGRMMEPPARNAMWRFGFPNPVNYNDNELFCGGYAVQWEQNQGNCGVCGDAYHLRSPRPHEAGGEYGKGIVSRRYVAGQEVEVEIELTANHMGRFELYLCPNNNPQAEATQECFDRYPLYLAGTREVRFFIPPESKKKDVFRYRVQLPLYVSCTQCVLQWTYFTGNMWGRCDNGTESVGCGRPETFRNCADISIVSNTGGGRPPLFVGNNNPFLLYYRDFRDPKPDNVYPLIIRDQVCLPTATYRSFIGMEDWCQSNCLRYPPNCPETVCHCPQTCEAIGELRGREGADVYCLDQCLNFKSNCPADRCRCY
- the LOC126558820 gene encoding uncharacterized protein LOC126558820; translated protein: MKLRFSRQQGMTFRVLFGILCLGAQAFLRLHGASSATDESSQVTAQHVGENCEHHTTTTSQFEEYFDMDQIGNNRSEQNVVDLTLFIQVRNMQEELAILLSASNRSRQHPDYGRTYEVRISNVYTVIYKETLRMSAHHSHNFNFFPGEQFRLRIQITRAGHITVSIPGLQKSLILTVHDERPPIEVSYISFGSRMNAYPVTFYFNCVDAALGTPAQRKLPIEPIDGQESDSPRGEQQPAPPSQSMHDAEEASIMAHRATDDDHDEQDEESGDDDSAGQRQDTSSDQATKCPVCPKPEKCEVVVKACSDTSKDLLMQASGADSEKQKYFFYFNVYLSSKGEKGGKVPVADATNQIA
- the LOC126562553 gene encoding uncharacterized protein LOC126562553; translated protein: MFWGILGKLIIRLLMAEIVLFGSDQPNGISLVMAADASSPTAADDDVPTNCLEHTVTSGTFDQYFALADIGNEPSTSYLVNVSFTVLVRNRQEELAILLSGQNRSYQHPDFARTYEMRLTNVYTVVYRETLKMQAYHSPADKLFPADHFRLRFLVSRDGNLTVLVNDNVRRPLLAVVDERQALDVQYVSFSSRMNAYPVRFLLGCGLPQYRAIELVAETAGSATNLPLTDGSCPVCPKQRCEVVVKACADTTKDPNDSTVNGDLEQQKYYFYFNLYLMRNRTKSNVLAGGGVRKPTDDGV